The Chryseolinea soli nucleotide sequence TGAACTTGATATACCGCATTCCCCACCTGGCTCAACGGCAAATTCATTCCCATGACCGATTCGCTGTGTCCCAGGAATAGCAATCCTCCGGGGCGCAACAGGTTGCAGAATTTTCGGATCACTTGTTCTTGGGTGGGCTTTTCAAAATAGATGAGCACGTTGCGGCAGAAGATGATGTCGAGGTCATGCTTGGCCAGGCCGTAGTTGTCGTGCATGAGGTTGACGCGTTTGTATTGGATCTTCGTCCGGTAGTGGGGTTTTATTTTAACCTGTTTGGGATCGGCCTTGTCGCACATGAAATAAGTGTGTCTCATCCCGGAGGGAACGGTCTGCATTTTTTCTACATCGTATTCGCCATGGCACGCGGTGTGCATGACACGGGTGGAGATGTCGCTGGCCAGCAGGGTGTAGGTGAGTTTGGGATGGATCTTTTTGTATTCTTCCAGCGTCATCAGCAAGGAGTAGGGCTCTTCGCCTGTGGAGCATCCGGCGGACCAGATTTTCAGATTGTCGCAGTTGTTTTCTTGTTGGTGGCGGGGAAGAAATTGCTGGGTTAAAAATTGGAAGTGTGAGGCTTCGCGGAAAAATTCGGTCTTGTGGGTAGTGATGAGATCGAGCACGTGGAGAAGCTCGTCTTCGCTGCTTCCGCTATTGAGAATAAAGTCCACAAACTCTTTGTAGGAACTCATGGCCAGGTTTTTCACCTTTTCATCGAGGTGGTTTTCCAATATGGACTTTTTTGTTGCCGGCAGCTGGATGCCATACGTTTGCGTGACGTATTGGCTCAGGCGGGCAAAACTTTCTTCATCCATACGGAAAAATCCATTGGTGGGAGTTTCCATGAACAGGTGTGGGGTTAGAGAGGGTTTGATTTGGGGCCGTTGATCACAAAAGATCGTCCTTCATCCGAGGTTATCCATTGTTTAAGGCATGTTCGATCTGCGAAAAAAACATTTCGGCGCGGTATGGCTTTTTGATCCATGCCGACAAGCCGGCTTCTTTCGCGGCGCGCATTTTATCGGGATTGCTTTCGGTAGTGAGGAACACCACCGGCACATTGGCGATGGAAGGATTGGCCTTGATTTTTTGGAGGAGCTCGAAGCCCGTGCAATCGGGCATGTTATAGTCCGTCAGCACCAGGTTCACTTCGGGTTTGCCGGCCAGCAATTGGTAAGCATGAGTTCCGTTGGCGGCGCCCACCGTGTCGTATCCCTTTCGTTGCAAGATCTCGCAGACGAAGTCGCGGATGCTGGCAAAATCTTCTACCACTAAAATCGTTTTTTTCATCGGGGGACTTTTTATCGATCTACGCATCGAAGGTATTGGGATTTGTTCCCCACTCCTCGCGACAATGAGCAGACGGGCAGCAGAACTTAGCAGGTGGTCTATACGGATCGAAAGCGTGAAGGAAAGGAATCGAAATGAAGAGCTGGTGGGTTTATGTTAGCAAGTGAAAGCGAACGAACGTTATCACCCCTAAACATTATAAGCGGCGAACTTCCATGAAATCGTCTTCACACGAATGGTGATAAAAAGAAAAAGGCCTCGTGATCGTCTATCACAAAGGCCTTTTGAAATCCTGCAACCTAAACCCTAACCTATGCGCAGGAAAAATTACTGTTGTGTTACAAAGGTGCATCCCCTTGGCCGGCCCCGAAACCCCTAGTGCGCAAGTGGTGGGTTTGGTTGAGTAAGTGGGAAAAGAATTTATTACCCGTCGGCATTTTCAGAGCAAGCCCAATGACGCAGCGTCAATCACGGGTATGGAAATGCTGATCCGTTGTTTCTCGGTGGAGAGAAAATGTACGTTCACGCGGGCATTCAGCTTCCAGGCGATCTTCTGGGCGGCAAAGAAATTGAGCAACCGCGGGTAGTGGATCATATCCGTGTAGATGAACTCTTCCTGGCGCATGGCTTTCCGCATGGCGTCTTCCACAAAAAAGCCGTGTGCACCAATGGTGATGCTCAATTCCCGATCTTCCACCAAAAGGCGGAAAAAGATCTGGTTATTCAACTTGCTCTTGGGAAGCGACAATAAATAGAGCAGCAAATTGGTGAGCAGCGATTTTAACAGCACCTCGTTCACCCCTTTCAGGTTTTCGCGTGGCGCCGAATAGTGGAACTCCAGGAAGTCCACAAAGGCGTTCTGTTCGATCACCTTCCGGAGCAAAGCTTCGAAGGTATTGAAGTTGATGCTGTTTTCGGGAGCGTTATCCTCGTCGTCCGACTGCGCGAGGTATACCATGTGATACAGCCGTTCGTCCAGTTTCTGAGCATGGGCGTCCAGTAATTGCAGGATCCGGTCGAGTTCGGAGTTGTCTTCGCGGATCCGCAGCAAGTTCAACAGCCCTTGCATGGTGGCCAGCGGGCCGCGCAGGTCGTGGGCGGCACGGTAAATGAATTTATCCAGCTCGGCTTTCTTCTGTTGCAGTTGCTGGTTGATCAGTTGAACCTCGTCGAGGTTTCGTATCTTCAAAATAATGCGACCGTTGATGTCGCTGATCAGCCCCAGGTAAAAACCGGAAATGCCGATGGTGACCAGGCGGTTGCTTTTCGTGTAGAACCCCACCTGCCGCTCTTCAAAATAGCCTGCTGCCAGTTCTTTCTGTAACAATTGGACAACATCTTCTTCCCGCGCGAGGTAGTTGATGGACTTACCAGCCAATTCCTCGTTGGTGAACTCCAGAAAATCCAGCACGTTCTGACTGATCACGTTGATGTTGAACTGAAGGTCGACCACCATCGAATCCAAAAAAATAGTAGGTAATTTCTGACGGAGCGACTCCGAGGAAATCAATCTTGACGAAATGTCCGGCTCACTGAGGTTCATAGTACTTAACAAAAAAAGAAGTCCCGGTCCGCCTGTTGGAAGACCGGGCACAACTCTATTCAACCTAACCCTAATCTCTTAAATGTTAATTTTGTTTTACACCCCAATTCCAGGTCAAGATCCATTGCGCAAACTGGCTTTGCTGAGGGGCGCGTGCCGTGGTCATTGCTTTCAACGTTTCGATCGAAGTAGGAATGGTAACCCATTCTACGGCCACAGAACCGACTGTGCCGTTCACATACACCTGGATGGCCGAGTTCGTCACTTTTTTGTTGTTCATGGGAATTGTGTTTTAACTATTTGGATCGAATACGGTTGCAGCGGATTGTTTCGCCTGGCCGTGTAAAATGATATACAATTGTACGACAGACAAAGGCCTTGGTGAAGACAAAATGAGCAGGTGGGAACAGTGAGTGAGCAGGTGGCGGACGCCTCCGAAACACAGCGAATGCCGGCCATTTTACCCGGTAGACAAACCTGTTTGTATTTCAGGCATTTCTTACACCGATCTTATTTAGAAAGGCTTCTTTCTTCCGTTTTGAGACGTCCAACGAAATATCATTGTTCAAAATGACGTAGCCGCCCTCGCCTTTCACGTATTTTTTGATGGAATTGAGATTGATGAGGTAGGAATTGTGGATGCGGAAAAAATTGTGTTCGGAAAGCAGGTCCTCATAGTCCTTGAGGGTTTTGCTGACAAGGTATTTCTTGCCGTCGGCGGTGTAGATCTGGGTGTAGTTGCTGGAGGCTTCGCAATAAAGAATGTCGTTGGTTTTTATAAAAATGAGCCCTTCCAACGTTGGCAACGCCAGTTTATAGTTTTCGGAGGAACTCACCCCTACTTTCAGGTTTTGCACCAGTTCCGTGAGCCGGCTGGCGATGTTTCCGTTCATGCGTTTTTCCACCTTCCCCACCGCCTTCTTCAATTCCTCGATATCGATAGGCTTCAACAGGTAGTCGATCGCTGAGAACCGGAAGGCCTTGATGGCGTATTCAGAGTAGGCCGTCGTAAAGATCACTTCAAAGGTGATGTCCTTCAATTTGGTGAGCAAATCAAAACCGGTTTCGCGTTGGAGTTGGATGTCGAGAAAGACAATGTCGGGTTTGTCACGCTCAATGGCCAGAATGGCTTCGGCCACATCCTGGCAAAGGGAACTCACTTCCACGCCTTCCACAAAATCATGCAAGAGAATCTGAAGACTTTCCCGGCTCTTCGATTCATCGTCAACAATTATGGCTTTAAGCATACTGGTATAGAGGGGGGTAAGCGTATCTTAAAATCGTCATGACTCTCTCCTAACAATGGGAACAAACCTAATGAAAGGCGCCTACCCAAGATATTAAGAAATTGATATTTTCTTACATCCTGATCCAAATCTTTACCTGGGTTCCGGTAGCCTTGCCGTCTTCAAAAAGGTCTATCACCTCGTAAGAGGCTTCGTCTTCTTCGTTTATCAGTTTCAAGCGTTCTTCCGTGAGCACGGTGCCCATGGATTTATGTTGCGGGAAGTTCTGCTGCCGCAGCTTCCGGGCGGCCTCGCGGCCAATACCGTCGTCCTCTATCTCGAACAGCACCCGGTCTTCGTCTTCCCGCACGCGAATGCACAACTTGCCCTTGTCCCGTTTGTTGTACAGCCCATGCAAAATAGCATTTTCCACGTAAGGCTGGATAAGAAGGGACGGTATTTCGATGTTGTCGAGGTCCAGGTCCGGGCTTATCTCGAAAACACAGACAAATTTGTCCTCAAAACGAACCAACTCCAGGTTCACATAATGCTGCAACAACTCGATCTCGTCGGCCAGCTTGATCTTGTTCTTCACCGAGTTGGTGAGAATGCCGCGAATCAGCTTCGAAAATGTCGACAAATAATTGATGGCGTTCAGGCGGTCGTTCTTGGCAATAAAAAACTGGATGGAATTGAGGGCATTGAAGATAAAGTGCGGGTTCATCACCGATCGCAAGGCCATCAGTTTCAGTTCGCCGATCTTCTTGTTGGCCTCCATCAACTCGCGTTCGCGCACGACGCGGTCGGTGACGTTGCGCGAATAAATGGCAGCTCCCACCACACTGTGTCCTTCGATGATCGGGTTCACGGAGTATTGCAGGTGTGCGTTGTTCAGCTCGCCCTCGGTTAGCACGATCTCACCGGCCAAGGCACGCTTGAAAAGGGTGGTCCAATATTCCAGCATCTCGGCAGGCACCTTGTCGCGCGACTCTTCGATGATCTGCTGCCCCACTTCATAGGTCAGCCCATACCAGTCGCGCATGTAGTTGACAAAGTTATTGTTCAGCGCCATCAACCGGAACTCTTTGTCCACCGACCAGATGCTCATGTCGGAGTTGTTGATGATGGCGTTCATGTTCAGTTCGCTCTGCCGGATCTTTTGCTCGGCCAGCCTCCGTTCGGTAATGTCTTCGGCAAACACGGTGATGCCCGAGATGAAATCGTTGCGCACGATGGGGCTTAGCGAATATTGAAACTCGCGGTCGCGGAAACGCTTCTCCACTTTCAACGTCTCGCCCGAAAGGACGCGCTCATACCACCCCATCCACTCTTCCAACTGATCCTGCTGGTAGGCCCGCTGAAAGAAATCCAGGATGCTCTGCCCCACCTCCAGGTCTACGCCATAGGTCTGCTTCATATACTTCTTCCAGGGCTGGTTCAGGGAGGTCAATTGGTATTGCCGGTTCAGCGACCAGATAAAGAATTCGTTGTTGTTGATGGTGGCGTTCAGGTTGGCTTCGCTGGAGATGAGCCGCGCTTCGGCTTCCTTCCGTTCCGTGATGTCGCGCACGATGGTGATGATGTGCCGCTCGCCGCCCAACGAGAAACAACTGGACGCGATGGTGCCGTAGAACGTATCGCCATCTTTTTTTATGAAGGTGGCCTCGTAGTAAGCCTCGCCTTCTTTGAAAAGCTGTTCGAAATAATGCTGCCGGTCCTCCATCTTCAGCCAGAGGTTGAAGTCGTTGCTGGAATGGCCGATCACCTCCTCGCGTTTGTAGTGCGAGACTTCCTCCAACTTGCTGTTGGCCTCCACCAGCACCATGTCGCGCTCGCGGAAGATCAGCGTGAGGTCGGGGTTCAGGTCGAAGGCTTTCTGGAATTTCTCCTCGGCCGCCTTGCGCTGCGAAATGTCCTGGATCACCGAAATGATAAAATTCTTTCCTTCGATCTCGATGCGGCTGCTGCTCAAGGCAATCTGGATGGTGCGCCCCTCTTTCCGCCGCCAGGTGCACTCGATCGAAGCCCGGCTCTCCGTGAAGTACTGGGAATAGTAAGCCTGTCGCTCATTACTGTCTACAAAAAAAGCAAAGTCGATCGCCGACTTTCCGATCACTTCCTGACGCGTATAGCCCAGCACCTGGAACACTTTTTCGTTGGCGTCGATGATCACCATGTCGTCTTCCCGCGTGATGGTCATCAGGTCGGGATTGTTGCGGAAGGCTTTAGCAAACTTTTCTTCGCTGGCCTTCAGGCGCTCCTCGGCTTCTTTAAAATACGTGATGTCGTAGGTAAGCCCCAGGATCCTTCCAAAGTTGTCGCCTTCCTGTACCGGGTAGGCCGTGATGCGTACCCATTTCTTGTAACCCAAAGGAGTAATCGTATGGGCCGTGATGTCGAAGGGTAGGTTTTGGCTGCGGGTCATGTTCTGGAATGCTTCCTTCACGAGGTGGCCGCTGTGCTCGTCAAACAACCGGTGGATCTCCGAGAGGTCGTTCACATTGAAGCTGTGATCCACGCCGTAGATGCTGTACATTTCGTTGGACCAGAACATCGTCTTTGACCGCAGGTCGTATTCCCAACTGCCGATCTTGGCCAGGCGCTGGGACTGGGTGAGGATGAATTCGCGCTCCGACAGGATCCGCACATTTTCGGAGAGCTGTTCGTTGATCTGGCGAAGCTCTTCTTCCGTGCTGGTCAGCTCCTCTTCACGCAAGGCCAGCTCTTCATTTAGTCCACGTTGAAATTGCAAGGCTTCTTCCAACACCTTTTCGCGCTGGCGCTCGCGGGTGATGTCAACCCAACCGCCCAATGCGCGCTGGGCTTTTCCGGAAGGGTCGCGGATAATGGTGGCCTGGTCCAGCATCGATGCATAGGTGCCATCTTTTTTCCGGACCCGGTACACATCGATGTAGCGCGTGGCATTCGACAACAACATGTCGTTAAAATATTTCACCACACGGTCGCGATCTTCTTCGTGGATGGAGGCGGCCCAGTCGTCCAGGGAATAGTCCACTTTTTTTAATCCGAATTCGTCCAACGCTTTGCTGCCACTGTACCACGACAACGTGTGGGTGCCCATGTCGAGATCCCACATGGCGGCGTTGGATATTTCGGAGATAAGTTTGAAACGCTCCGTCTCGGCCTCCAGCTTGGACAGGGTTTCTTCGAGGATGTTTTTCTCCCGTTGCTGATCGCTGATGTCTTTCCATGAACCCACCACCCGGTAGGCTTCGCCGTCGGGATGACGGAGAAATTTCATGTGGTCTTCGATATAGTAGTAAGCGTCCTTGCCGCGATAGCGATAAAAATGCCGGAAGGTTGTTGCCGTTTTATCGGCCAGTGCATTTTGGAAACCTGAAACGGCCTGTTCACGATCGTCGGGGTGAACGCCGTGCATCCAGAAGTCGTCGGGCAGGTCGTCGGTGATGTTGTACTTTGTCCGGTTCTCCGTCGATGCCAACCAGGCGCCCTTACCGGTTTTTATATCCTTGATCCAAACGGCTTCCGAGGTGATCTCAAAAATTGTTGCTAAAAATTCCGGCCCAAGCGCTCCATTTAATAGCTGATCCTGAAGTGTATTCACACCTTGAAATTACAAAATAAACTTTTTGGTTTCACCGGGGGCCGGGAAGAATGCTTTTTATTTGAACGCCACATCCTACCTTTACAAACCCCATGACCGAAAAGCTATTCACCTACGAAAATACAACCCTGCATTATGCCGTTGCCGGCGCGGGGCCGGAGGTGTTGCTGCTTTTCCATGGCTTTGGTCAGGACCACACCGCGTTCGAAGCCTTCGACAAAATACTATCGCCCCGCTATACGCTCTATGCTTTCGATCTCTACTTCCACGGACAAAGCACATGGGGCATGGGTGAATCGCCGTTGTTAAAAAGCTATTGGAAAAAAATCATACAGGCATTTTGTGAGACCTTGCCCGTGGCAACCTTCACGGTAGCCGGCTTTAGCCTGGGGGGAAAATTTGCCTTGGCCACCCTGGAGGCATTCCCCGAACGAACAAAGGGCATCGTGCTCATGGCACCCGACGGCATCAAGACCAGCTTCTGGTATAGCCTTGCCACCTATCCCCTGTTTTTCCGTTGGCTGTTCAAAAGCATGATCCTCCACCCGGGCACGTTTATGATCCTCTCGCGGGTGCTCTATACGCTGGGTGTAATGGACAAAGGTTTGATCCGGTTTGCCGAACGCCAGATGAACACACAAGAAAAGCGCGAGCAAGTATATTACTCGTGGGTCGTGTTCCGGCATCTGTGTTTTGATTTGAAGAACATGGCTTCGCTCGTCAATGCGCACCACATCCCGCTGACTTTGTTTGTCGGAAAATATGATAAGGTGATCCGTCCTGAAAACATGAACCGGTTGCTAAAGCATCTGAATACGTATCGCTTTGAAGTGCTGGACAGCGGTCACAATACCATCATCCGCGAGAGCCTGGCGCATTGGAAAACACCGGACGAAACGGGCTCCTGATACGTGAACCATGGCTTAAATTCCTGGCCGGGTTGTTGCTATCATGATCATAACAACTATGCTTTTTATAAATATTTATCATTGACTATCAGTCAATTACAACTTAAAAAGTACTTGTTTAAACAAATATATCGAACTTCTTCTACCTTTATTTCACCAAAAAACAAGAAACTACATTTATGAAAAAAATGAACACACTCTTCGCCCTCCTGTTTGCTTCAGCCGGGGTGTTTGCCCAGACGATGTGGAACGTCGACAAGAACCACACGAATATCCAGTTCAACGTATCCCACATGGTGGTATCGGAAGTGAACGGGAGCTTCACCGATTTCACAGGTGCAGTGAAAAGCAAAACCGATGACTTTAACGGCGCCGATGTAGAGTTCACCGCCAAGGTGGCTTCCATCAGCACCAACAACGAGAAAAGAGACGGCCACTTGAAGTCGGATGACTTCTTCAACGCCGAAAAATTCCCTGAAGTTAAATTCAAAGGCACCCTCGTGAAAGAAAATGGCAAATACCTGTTGAAGGGCAACCTCACACTTCGCGACGTGACCAAGCCCGTGACCTTCGATGTTACGTATGGTGGTACCGTTGACACCGGCAATGGTGTTAAAGCCGGTTTCAAACTGAACGGCAAGATCAACCGTCTGGAGTACGGCCTGAAGTGGAGCAACAAACTTGCAAACGGCGAAATGGTCGTAGGTGACCAGGTTGAGATCGTCTGCAAAATCGAATTGAACAAGGCAGCAGCCTAATTTATCAAGCGACCCCTGTTCAATTCCGGCAGGGGTCGTTCTTTTTTACCGTATGAAAATCGAAGACGAGATCAAGCAGAAAAAATTCATCAACGCGCACCAAAAGGCGGTCATCAACCTGGTGTATACCACGAACTGGATGCAGGGCAAGCACCAGGAGGTGTTCAAGTCCTTTAACATCACGCCGCAGCAATTCAATATCCTGCGCATCCTCAAGGGACAACATCCCAACAGCACCTCGGCCACCGAGATCAAAGCCCGCATGCTGGACAGGAACTCCGATGTTTCGCGCTTGCTGGACCGGCTGGTCGCCAAAAATGTGATCGTCAAAAAAGCGTGCCCCACCGACAAGCGCGCCTTCGATGTGAACCTGACCGAGGCCGGGCTGGAGTTGCTCCGCACCCTCGACAAAAAACAAAGCGAGCTGGACAACATCCTCAACCTTTCGGAAGAAGAGGCTTACCAGCTCAGCGATCTGTTGGATAAGAGCAGGGGCTAACGATCAGATCTTCGCCAGCTCTTCCCGCACAAAATCCATCAATTCCTTTATGTACTCGCGGCTGAAATTGAATTCGATGCCCGCCGCTTTATAGATCTCCGGGATAGAACGAATATAACCGAGCTTCAACGCGTTCTGATACCCCGCCAAACCCTTTGCCGGATTCTTCCGGAAGTTGCGCCACACGGCGATAGCACCCAATTGCGCCATACCATATTCGATATAATAGAACGGCACTTCGTATAAGTGCAACTGCTTCTGCCAGAGATAATCCTTCGCGGCTTGCAACGACGACCAATCGGTGACGGTGTCGGCAAACTGATCGAAGATCGCATTCCACTCTTGCGTGCGCTGCGGCAGCGTGTGTTGGGGGTGTGTATACAACCAATGTTGAAAGCGATCGATGGTGGCCACCCACGGGAGGGTTTCAATAATGTCTTCCAGGTGTTCGCGCTTAGCGCGTTTCAATTCTGCCTCGTCGGTAAAGAACACATCCCAATGATCCAGCGAGATCAACTCCATCGACATGGATGCCAACTCAGCCACTTCCGAAGGGGTTGACTTGAATTCGTTTAACTCCAGGTCGCGGGTGAGAAAGTTGTGAATGGCGTGGCCTCCCTCGTGCATGATGGTCACCATGTCGCGCAGGGTGGACGTGGCATTCATAAAAATGAAGGGCACACCAATCTCCGCCAGCGGGTAATTGTAACCCCCGGGAGCTTTTCCCTTTCTCGACTCCAGGTCTAAGTGGCCCATGGCTTTCATGATGGCCAGGCATTGTCCCAGGAACGGGTCGAGGCGGCGGAACACTTCAATGGTTTTGTCGGTCAGTTCCTTGCCGTTGGTGAAGGGCTTCAAGGCTTCGCGTCCTTCGGGGTCTACGGCTTTATCCCAGGGGCGTAACTGGCTTACGCCGAGGGCTTCTTTGCGCTCTTTGGAGAACTTGTCAAGAATAGGGACCACTTCGTGTTGAATGGCTTCGTGAAAATCGAAACAATCCTGGGGCGTGTAGTCGAACCGTCCCAGGGCTTTGAACATGTAGTCTCTGAAATTTGTGAAATCGGCATTGACCGACACCTGGTGGCGAAGTTTGATGAGCGTGGAAAAAAGATCGTTCAGCACGTCCTTATCCTGCAAGCGGCGTGCACTGATCTTGTGATAGACCTCTTCCCGTTTCGCGCGATCGGTCGACATCAGGTAGACGGAAGCCTGTTGCAGCGTCAACTCCTTGCCATCCACTTCGATGGTCATGGCACCATTGAGTTGCGCGTATTTTTGCGTTTCGGTATTGATCTCGGTATACAACGGCACGTTCGCATCGCGAAATATTTCGATCTCCTTTTTCAGACTGCGGATCATGATGTTGTATCCTTCTTTGCTCGCCAGCTCGTTCAGGTACGGGGAAGCCGCAGCCTGTTTGTTCAGTTGGTCGGCCACCGGTGCCATTTGGGGCTGGATGTTCTCGATGAAATCCTGGTAGCTCTTGCGGTATTCTTCGTTGTCGGTGTAGCAGGTCATGCGGATATAGCGCCATGCCATGTCTTCGGCCAGCACGGATTCGATCTCACTGCGGTCTGAAAACCACTTCTTCAGGTCCTGTACCGAGTTCAATTTGCGTTCCAGCAGGTTGTCGAAAAGCGGTTTCAAACCATCCCACGTGGTCACTTTAAAGTCTTCGGTCGCAAATTTACGGGTAGGGCGTTGGGGAATC carries:
- a CDS encoding CheR family methyltransferase; translation: METPTNGFFRMDEESFARLSQYVTQTYGIQLPATKKSILENHLDEKVKNLAMSSYKEFVDFILNSGSSEDELLHVLDLITTHKTEFFREASHFQFLTQQFLPRHQQENNCDNLKIWSAGCSTGEEPYSLLMTLEEYKKIHPKLTYTLLASDISTRVMHTACHGEYDVEKMQTVPSGMRHTYFMCDKADPKQVKIKPHYRTKIQYKRVNLMHDNYGLAKHDLDIIFCRNVLIYFEKPTQEQVIRKFCNLLRPGGLLFLGHSESVMGMNLPLSQVGNAVYQVQEPEARSQEPESPALEFTS
- a CDS encoding response regulator, producing the protein MKKTILVVEDFASIRDFVCEILQRKGYDTVGAANGTHAYQLLAGKPEVNLVLTDYNMPDCTGFELLQKIKANPSIANVPVVFLTTESNPDKMRAAKEAGLSAWIKKPYRAEMFFSQIEHALNNG
- a CDS encoding histidine kinase dimerization/phospho-acceptor domain-containing protein translates to MNLSEPDISSRLISSESLRQKLPTIFLDSMVVDLQFNINVISQNVLDFLEFTNEELAGKSINYLAREEDVVQLLQKELAAGYFEERQVGFYTKSNRLVTIGISGFYLGLISDINGRIILKIRNLDEVQLINQQLQQKKAELDKFIYRAAHDLRGPLATMQGLLNLLRIREDNSELDRILQLLDAHAQKLDERLYHMVYLAQSDDEDNAPENSINFNTFEALLRKVIEQNAFVDFLEFHYSAPRENLKGVNEVLLKSLLTNLLLYLLSLPKSKLNNQIFFRLLVEDRELSITIGAHGFFVEDAMRKAMRQEEFIYTDMIHYPRLLNFFAAQKIAWKLNARVNVHFLSTEKQRISISIPVIDAASLGLL
- a CDS encoding LytR/AlgR family response regulator transcription factor; this encodes MLKAIIVDDESKSRESLQILLHDFVEGVEVSSLCQDVAEAILAIERDKPDIVFLDIQLQRETGFDLLTKLKDITFEVIFTTAYSEYAIKAFRFSAIDYLLKPIDIEELKKAVGKVEKRMNGNIASRLTELVQNLKVGVSSSENYKLALPTLEGLIFIKTNDILYCEASSNYTQIYTADGKKYLVSKTLKDYEDLLSEHNFFRIHNSYLINLNSIKKYVKGEGGYVILNNDISLDVSKRKKEAFLNKIGVRNA
- a CDS encoding PAS domain S-box protein, whose amino-acid sequence is MNTLQDQLLNGALGPEFLATIFEITSEAVWIKDIKTGKGAWLASTENRTKYNITDDLPDDFWMHGVHPDDREQAVSGFQNALADKTATTFRHFYRYRGKDAYYYIEDHMKFLRHPDGEAYRVVGSWKDISDQQREKNILEETLSKLEAETERFKLISEISNAAMWDLDMGTHTLSWYSGSKALDEFGLKKVDYSLDDWAASIHEEDRDRVVKYFNDMLLSNATRYIDVYRVRKKDGTYASMLDQATIIRDPSGKAQRALGGWVDITRERQREKVLEEALQFQRGLNEELALREEELTSTEEELRQINEQLSENVRILSEREFILTQSQRLAKIGSWEYDLRSKTMFWSNEMYSIYGVDHSFNVNDLSEIHRLFDEHSGHLVKEAFQNMTRSQNLPFDITAHTITPLGYKKWVRITAYPVQEGDNFGRILGLTYDITYFKEAEERLKASEEKFAKAFRNNPDLMTITREDDMVIIDANEKVFQVLGYTRQEVIGKSAIDFAFFVDSNERQAYYSQYFTESRASIECTWRRKEGRTIQIALSSSRIEIEGKNFIISVIQDISQRKAAEEKFQKAFDLNPDLTLIFRERDMVLVEANSKLEEVSHYKREEVIGHSSNDFNLWLKMEDRQHYFEQLFKEGEAYYEATFIKKDGDTFYGTIASSCFSLGGERHIITIVRDITERKEAEARLISSEANLNATINNNEFFIWSLNRQYQLTSLNQPWKKYMKQTYGVDLEVGQSILDFFQRAYQQDQLEEWMGWYERVLSGETLKVEKRFRDREFQYSLSPIVRNDFISGITVFAEDITERRLAEQKIRQSELNMNAIINNSDMSIWSVDKEFRLMALNNNFVNYMRDWYGLTYEVGQQIIEESRDKVPAEMLEYWTTLFKRALAGEIVLTEGELNNAHLQYSVNPIIEGHSVVGAAIYSRNVTDRVVRERELMEANKKIGELKLMALRSVMNPHFIFNALNSIQFFIAKNDRLNAINYLSTFSKLIRGILTNSVKNKIKLADEIELLQHYVNLELVRFEDKFVCVFEISPDLDLDNIEIPSLLIQPYVENAILHGLYNKRDKGKLCIRVREDEDRVLFEIEDDGIGREAARKLRQQNFPQHKSMGTVLTEERLKLINEEDEASYEVIDLFEDGKATGTQVKIWIRM
- a CDS encoding alpha/beta fold hydrolase, whose translation is MTEKLFTYENTTLHYAVAGAGPEVLLLFHGFGQDHTAFEAFDKILSPRYTLYAFDLYFHGQSTWGMGESPLLKSYWKKIIQAFCETLPVATFTVAGFSLGGKFALATLEAFPERTKGIVLMAPDGIKTSFWYSLATYPLFFRWLFKSMILHPGTFMILSRVLYTLGVMDKGLIRFAERQMNTQEKREQVYYSWVVFRHLCFDLKNMASLVNAHHIPLTLFVGKYDKVIRPENMNRLLKHLNTYRFEVLDSGHNTIIRESLAHWKTPDETGS
- a CDS encoding YceI family protein; translation: MKKMNTLFALLFASAGVFAQTMWNVDKNHTNIQFNVSHMVVSEVNGSFTDFTGAVKSKTDDFNGADVEFTAKVASISTNNEKRDGHLKSDDFFNAEKFPEVKFKGTLVKENGKYLLKGNLTLRDVTKPVTFDVTYGGTVDTGNGVKAGFKLNGKINRLEYGLKWSNKLANGEMVVGDQVEIVCKIELNKAAA
- a CDS encoding MarR family winged helix-turn-helix transcriptional regulator, with translation MKIEDEIKQKKFINAHQKAVINLVYTTNWMQGKHQEVFKSFNITPQQFNILRILKGQHPNSTSATEIKARMLDRNSDVSRLLDRLVAKNVIVKKACPTDKRAFDVNLTEAGLELLRTLDKKQSELDNILNLSEEEAYQLSDLLDKSRG
- a CDS encoding M3 family oligoendopeptidase — encoded protein: MADVLEIPQRPTRKFATEDFKVTTWDGLKPLFDNLLERKLNSVQDLKKWFSDRSEIESVLAEDMAWRYIRMTCYTDNEEYRKSYQDFIENIQPQMAPVADQLNKQAAASPYLNELASKEGYNIMIRSLKKEIEIFRDANVPLYTEINTETQKYAQLNGAMTIEVDGKELTLQQASVYLMSTDRAKREEVYHKISARRLQDKDVLNDLFSTLIKLRHQVSVNADFTNFRDYMFKALGRFDYTPQDCFDFHEAIQHEVVPILDKFSKERKEALGVSQLRPWDKAVDPEGREALKPFTNGKELTDKTIEVFRRLDPFLGQCLAIMKAMGHLDLESRKGKAPGGYNYPLAEIGVPFIFMNATSTLRDMVTIMHEGGHAIHNFLTRDLELNEFKSTPSEVAELASMSMELISLDHWDVFFTDEAELKRAKREHLEDIIETLPWVATIDRFQHWLYTHPQHTLPQRTQEWNAIFDQFADTVTDWSSLQAAKDYLWQKQLHLYEVPFYYIEYGMAQLGAIAVWRNFRKNPAKGLAGYQNALKLGYIRSIPEIYKAAGIEFNFSREYIKELMDFVREELAKI